The proteins below come from a single Pedobacter aquae genomic window:
- a CDS encoding SusC/RagA family TonB-linked outer membrane protein has protein sequence MKGKITLIFLTLYLYCCAITYGQDLRVTGKVTDEKGEALPGVSIKIKNETVSTQTNVSGEFALRVGSENQILVFSYLGFTTKEVLVGKNRNINVTLQTSNASLDEVVVVGYGTQQKATVSSSISSVSSREITATPVADAAQALQGRVAGVTVVQNSGAPGGTGGAGIRIRGISSVTGTNNPLIVLDGFPLPDQGADNVLNSFSPGEIESIDVLKDASAASIYGVRGSNGVIMITTKRGKEGVVNINADVYRGMQQAWRLPTMLNAREYAILNNEARLASLLNPLPKLADPTAVQQEYGEGTDWLDEIFRGAAMTNASVNINGGTEKAKYSFSTGYFQQDGIIEETSFERFTARFNGDLKASKRLKIGNSLALSRTKEDPANTFDAFNSVILLALTAPPTVRPRNPDGTYAGGNGGIDGFDEPNPVYQLEVPQFLNTRFRLTGSVFGEYEIATGLSFKANLGLDFVTQSLRGYNPAIPSTGGRPIIRTGVTDQTNFNPSYLGEFTLNYTKKIQDHSFNLLAGYTVQDNNFNTLGAGRTGYSVLGFPVLNDNIFRPVDLSETYNFNGFGTNRLLSYVGRINYDYKGKYILQASIRQDGSSNFGPDNKYAIFPAFSLAWRAIDEDFIKNYTWLSDLKLRFSFGVVGNQDIPGFSYLAGINSGIGYAFGDNTGSGGLVAGAAPTALSNPNIGWEKNQQINIGLDLGFYKNRLTASLDLYQRKSLDLLFRVPVPTTSGTYEPIPFNTGDMVNKGIDFTLNSVNVDKKNFKWNTTLVLSAYDNELTSLGLASPINNGFARIPGGSLRVEQGFPVNYFYGFKTDGIFQNQAEVDAHATQTAGTNPATSTAPGDIRFVDVNKDGVINDMDRTNIGNPNPTFTYGFTNNFTYKNFELSLFIQGAEGNEVLNFNRWYTESGVSNGNYSNYFIGRWTGEGTSNSIPRAIQNDPNQNNRVSDRFVEDASYLRIKNLRLGYSLPSKWMRTAKIQKMQIYGSVQNLLTVTNYTGFDPEVGGGVDIGYYPQARIFLLGINASF, from the coding sequence ATGAAAGGGAAAATTACCTTAATTTTTCTAACGCTTTATCTGTATTGCTGTGCAATTACGTATGGTCAAGATTTACGCGTTACCGGAAAAGTTACTGACGAAAAGGGCGAAGCATTACCCGGCGTTAGTATCAAAATTAAAAATGAAACTGTTTCTACTCAAACCAATGTTAGCGGAGAATTTGCTTTACGGGTTGGCTCAGAAAATCAAATCTTAGTTTTTTCTTATTTAGGCTTTACCACAAAAGAAGTTTTGGTGGGTAAGAATAGAAATATCAATGTAACGCTGCAAACCAGCAATGCTAGCTTAGATGAGGTTGTTGTAGTAGGTTACGGTACCCAACAAAAAGCTACTGTTTCTAGTTCTATTTCGTCTGTATCATCCAGAGAAATTACAGCAACACCAGTAGCAGATGCAGCACAAGCTTTACAAGGTAGGGTTGCCGGTGTTACAGTAGTACAAAACTCTGGTGCGCCAGGTGGTACAGGCGGTGCCGGAATTAGAATACGTGGTATATCATCTGTAACGGGTACCAATAATCCTTTAATAGTTTTAGATGGTTTCCCACTACCAGACCAAGGGGCAGACAACGTGTTAAACTCTTTTAGCCCAGGCGAGATAGAATCTATTGATGTTTTAAAAGACGCATCGGCAGCTTCTATTTACGGAGTTAGAGGGTCTAATGGGGTTATCATGATAACTACCAAAAGAGGAAAAGAAGGCGTAGTAAATATCAATGCTGATGTATATCGCGGTATGCAACAAGCATGGCGCCTACCAACCATGCTAAATGCAAGAGAGTACGCTATCCTAAATAACGAAGCCAGATTGGCTAGTTTGTTAAATCCGCTACCAAAACTTGCAGACCCTACAGCTGTTCAACAAGAATATGGCGAGGGAACAGATTGGTTAGACGAAATTTTTAGAGGTGCAGCCATGACCAATGCTTCTGTAAATATTAATGGCGGTACAGAAAAAGCTAAATATTCTTTCTCTACCGGATATTTCCAACAAGATGGTATTATAGAGGAAACCAGCTTTGAAAGATTTACAGCCCGTTTTAACGGAGATTTAAAAGCTAGTAAAAGGTTAAAAATTGGTAATAGCTTAGCGCTTTCGCGTACTAAAGAAGATCCTGCAAATACTTTTGATGCTTTTAACAGTGTTATTTTATTAGCACTTACAGCGCCACCAACCGTTAGACCAAGAAACCCTGATGGTACTTATGCTGGTGGTAATGGTGGTATTGATGGTTTTGACGAGCCTAACCCAGTGTATCAATTAGAAGTTCCTCAGTTTTTAAATACCCGTTTTAGATTAACCGGAAGTGTTTTTGGAGAATATGAGATAGCAACTGGCTTATCATTTAAAGCTAACTTAGGTTTAGATTTTGTTACCCAAAGCTTAAGAGGATATAACCCAGCTATTCCTTCTACTGGTGGTCGTCCTATTATTAGAACTGGCGTAACAGACCAAACCAATTTTAACCCAAGTTATTTGGGCGAGTTTACCTTAAACTATACCAAGAAAATTCAAGACCATAGTTTTAACTTGTTAGCTGGTTACACCGTTCAAGATAATAACTTCAATACTTTAGGTGCCGGCAGAACCGGATATAGCGTTTTAGGTTTCCCTGTATTAAATGATAATATTTTTAGACCTGTAGATTTATCAGAAACCTATAATTTTAATGGTTTTGGCACCAATAGGTTACTTTCTTATGTAGGAAGAATAAACTACGATTATAAAGGGAAATACATTTTACAGGCTAGTATAAGACAAGACGGTTCTTCTAATTTTGGTCCAGATAATAAATACGCCATATTCCCAGCTTTCTCTTTAGCGTGGAGAGCTATTGATGAGGATTTTATTAAAAACTATACTTGGCTAAGTGATTTAAAACTAAGATTTAGCTTTGGTGTAGTAGGAAACCAAGATATACCAGGCTTCTCTTATTTGGCTGGTATCAACAGTGGTATTGGTTATGCTTTTGGCGATAATACAGGTAGTGGCGGTTTAGTTGCTGGTGCTGCACCAACAGCTTTATCTAACCCAAATATTGGATGGGAGAAAAATCAGCAAATTAACATTGGTTTAGATTTAGGGTTTTATAAAAACCGTTTAACGGCTTCCTTAGATTTATACCAAAGAAAATCTTTAGACCTATTGTTTAGAGTACCTGTTCCTACAACTTCAGGAACTTATGAGCCTATTCCTTTTAACACAGGCGATATGGTGAATAAGGGTATAGATTTTACCTTAAATAGCGTAAACGTAGATAAAAAGAATTTCAAGTGGAATACTACTTTAGTATTATCTGCTTATGATAACGAGTTAACTTCTTTAGGTTTAGCATCGCCCATTAATAATGGTTTTGCCCGTATCCCAGGTGGCTCTTTAAGAGTAGAGCAAGGCTTCCCGGTAAATTATTTTTATGGCTTTAAAACCGATGGAATTTTCCAAAACCAAGCAGAGGTTGATGCTCATGCCACACAAACAGCAGGTACTAACCCAGCTACTAGTACCGCTCCTGGCGATATTAGATTTGTAGATGTGAATAAAGACGGTGTAATTAACGATATGGATAGAACCAATATTGGTAATCCTAACCCAACTTTTACTTACGGTTTTACCAACAACTTTACCTATAAAAATTTCGAGTTGAGCTTGTTTATACAAGGTGCAGAAGGAAATGAAGTGCTAAACTTTAACAGATGGTATACAGAAAGTGGTGTAAGTAACGGTAATTACTCTAATTATTTTATTGGCAGATGGACAGGTGAAGGTACTTCTAACAGCATTCCAAGAGCTATCCAGAATGATCCAAACCAAAATAACCGTGTTTCTGATAGGTTTGTAGAAGATGCTTCTTACCTACGTATCAAAAACTTAAGATTGGGTTATTCTTTACCATCAAAATGGATGAGAACTGCAAAAATCCAGAAAATGCAAATCTACGGAAGTGTGCAAAACCTATTAACAGTAACCAATTATACAGGGTTTGACCCAGAAGTTGGTGGTGGTGTTGATATTGGTTATTACCCACAAGCCAGAATATTCCTATTAGGTATTAATGCAAGCTTTTAA
- a CDS encoding triple tyrosine motif-containing protein, producing MKHLTLFLFIFSISTITEAQIGLPQINNYSSSFYKAGTQNWKIDQDRNGIMYFANNEGLLSYDGRYWKLYPLPHRTIVRSVKIHPDGKIYVGGQDEIGYFFPNEHGVLKFHSLRELIPMADKQFADIWNIEIINQEVYFRTRPKIFHFKDGAFRVYKAEGAFEFIGKVKDQVLAHENTKGILSVKNGVWKNVCEHPDLKSAVVTAILPYQKDTLLVTTLKNGLYLLHQNQLSKLASKDDAIFYKHRINCALEVNKDWYAFSTASAGCFIVDKKGNIVQRFTVSEGLQRNNIRSIFKDKSQNLWLGLDDGIDFLTFNTAIKYIYPDPLKQTTGYATRILDHQLYVGTSNGLYVSPLNPNVKDISYNSNKFSIIPKVQGQVWNLNVLNNQLLVAHEEGTFLVKNNSVSQLYNAPGTWIFEPTSPYYPAKEIIAGTFNGLQHIAYDQGKFINKGTIKGIDESLRFLLYDNSSNTFWASHPYRGIYRFKLSDDKTSILKTWIYGAKDGLPSPLHNYVARIKNRIVVATLQGIYEFDEARQKFSPSKFFSPILKKTFQYLNEDQDGNIWFVSYKNVGVIDFQRKEKGKNYTIVYFPGLTSKVLAGFENIYIHNKENIFIGSNTGVIHINYPKYLANIRPLNVLLTQVKISGKTDSTIFGGYFLNQDKIAQKQDKKQKPVLAYKDNSLHFEYSSTLYEQQQNIEYSYQLKGFDKEWSAWSSKSEKDYTNIPHGNYTFKVKARNNLGNESPVSTFSFTVEPAWYQSNLFYFICFLLLAVAIYLLIQRQKKIHLKEQEYLKKTHQLEIEHNEKEIVKLQNEKLEADVNFKNKELATATMHLVQRGKLLTKIKEELLPIVKVEDAENAPEEFKRILSLLNEAERNDSDWEQFAIHFDHVHSNFLTKLKEKFPALSPNDLKLCAYLKMNLSSKEMAQLMSITIRAVEVSRYRLRKKLNVSSDTNLFDYLMEAAHSE from the coding sequence ATGAAGCATCTAACTTTATTTTTATTCATATTCTCTATATCTACTATAACCGAAGCTCAAATAGGGCTTCCGCAGATAAATAACTACAGTTCATCTTTTTATAAAGCAGGTACACAAAACTGGAAAATAGATCAAGACAGAAATGGCATCATGTATTTTGCCAATAATGAAGGCTTGCTCTCTTACGATGGGCGTTATTGGAAACTTTATCCTTTACCGCATAGAACCATTGTACGGTCGGTCAAAATACATCCCGATGGTAAAATTTATGTAGGTGGCCAAGATGAAATTGGCTATTTCTTTCCCAATGAGCATGGCGTTTTAAAGTTCCATTCGTTAAGAGAACTTATCCCAATGGCTGATAAGCAATTTGCTGATATCTGGAACATAGAAATCATTAACCAAGAGGTTTATTTTAGAACAAGACCTAAGATTTTTCATTTTAAAGATGGTGCTTTTAGAGTTTATAAAGCAGAAGGCGCTTTTGAGTTTATAGGCAAAGTTAAAGACCAAGTTCTAGCTCATGAAAACACTAAGGGTATATTATCTGTAAAAAATGGCGTTTGGAAAAACGTTTGCGAGCATCCAGATTTAAAGAGTGCTGTGGTTACAGCTATTCTACCTTACCAAAAAGACACTTTATTGGTTACCACCTTAAAAAACGGACTGTATCTTTTACATCAAAACCAATTATCTAAATTGGCTTCTAAAGATGATGCTATTTTTTACAAGCATCGTATTAACTGTGCTTTAGAAGTTAATAAAGACTGGTACGCCTTTAGCACTGCCTCTGCCGGTTGTTTTATCGTTGATAAAAAAGGAAATATTGTACAAAGATTTACCGTTTCTGAAGGCTTGCAAAGAAATAATATTAGAAGTATTTTTAAAGATAAAAGCCAAAACCTTTGGCTAGGACTTGATGATGGTATAGATTTTTTAACGTTTAACACCGCTATTAAATACATTTATCCAGACCCGCTAAAGCAAACTACAGGCTATGCCACCCGTATTCTTGATCATCAATTATATGTAGGAACTTCTAACGGTTTATATGTTTCGCCACTAAACCCCAATGTTAAAGATATTAGCTACAACAGCAATAAATTTAGCATCATCCCAAAGGTACAAGGGCAAGTTTGGAACTTAAATGTATTAAACAACCAGCTTTTAGTGGCCCATGAAGAAGGTACTTTTTTGGTTAAAAATAATAGCGTAAGCCAGCTTTACAATGCCCCAGGTACATGGATTTTTGAACCTACTTCCCCTTATTATCCTGCTAAAGAAATTATTGCCGGTACTTTTAACGGTCTACAACACATTGCTTATGATCAAGGGAAATTCATCAATAAAGGCACTATTAAAGGTATTGATGAGTCTTTGAGATTTTTACTTTATGATAATAGCAGCAATACTTTCTGGGCTTCTCATCCTTATCGTGGTATTTATAGGTTTAAATTATCTGATGATAAAACCAGCATCTTAAAAACTTGGATTTATGGTGCAAAAGATGGTTTACCATCTCCATTACATAATTATGTGGCAAGAATTAAAAATCGCATTGTAGTTGCCACGCTTCAAGGTATTTATGAGTTTGATGAAGCCCGTCAGAAATTCTCGCCTTCAAAGTTTTTTTCTCCTATTCTAAAAAAAACGTTTCAATATCTTAATGAAGACCAAGATGGAAACATCTGGTTTGTAAGCTATAAAAATGTTGGTGTGATAGATTTCCAAAGGAAAGAAAAGGGTAAAAATTATACCATAGTTTATTTTCCTGGGCTTACTTCTAAAGTTTTGGCTGGCTTTGAGAATATTTACATCCACAACAAAGAAAACATTTTTATTGGCTCTAATACGGGCGTTATCCATATCAATTATCCAAAATATTTAGCCAATATAAGACCCTTAAATGTTCTGCTTACGCAAGTAAAAATATCTGGTAAAACAGATAGCACCATCTTTGGAGGTTATTTTTTAAACCAAGATAAGATTGCCCAAAAACAAGATAAAAAGCAAAAACCAGTGCTTGCTTACAAGGATAATTCTTTACATTTCGAGTACTCATCTACCCTATATGAGCAGCAACAGAATATAGAATACAGCTACCAATTGAAAGGTTTTGATAAAGAATGGTCGGCATGGAGTTCTAAAAGCGAGAAAGATTACACCAATATCCCTCATGGAAACTACACCTTTAAAGTTAAAGCCAGAAACAATTTAGGAAACGAGTCTCCGGTAAGCACCTTCTCATTTACCGTAGAACCAGCTTGGTACCAAAGCAACTTATTTTATTTTATTTGCTTCTTACTTTTAGCTGTTGCGATTTATTTACTTATCCAAAGACAGAAAAAAATACACCTGAAAGAGCAAGAGTATTTAAAAAAGACCCACCAGCTAGAAATTGAGCATAACGAAAAAGAAATTGTAAAACTGCAAAACGAAAAACTTGAAGCCGATGTAAATTTCAAGAATAAAGAACTTGCCACAGCTACCATGCACCTGGTACAAAGAGGTAAATTATTAACCAAAATAAAAGAAGAGCTATTACCTATTGTAAAAGTTGAGGATGCTGAAAACGCTCCTGAAGAATTTAAGAGGATTTTAAGTTTATTGAATGAGGCTGAAAGAAACGACTCTGATTGGGAGCAGTTTGCCATACATTTTGACCATGTACATTCTAACTTTTTAACCAAGCTGAAAGAGAAATTTCCGGCTTTAAGCCCAAATGATTTAAAACTTTGCGCCTATTTAAAAATGAACTTATCATCCAAAGAAATGGCCCAACTTATGAGCATCACCATAAGAGCTGTTGAAGTAAGCAGGTATAGGTTGCGTAAAAAACTAAATGTTTCATCAGATACCAATCTGTTTGATTATTTAATGGAGGCGGCACATAGCGAATAG
- a CDS encoding TFIIB-type zinc ribbon-containing protein gives MKCPTCNVNLLITDRSGVEIDYCPECRGVWLDRGELDKIIERSASFERPPQQNDSYKTQQPNDNYRTQQHHDYKHHDYRKKKKDSFLGDLFDF, from the coding sequence ATGAAATGTCCTACTTGTAATGTTAACCTTTTAATTACCGATAGAAGCGGTGTAGAAATAGATTATTGCCCAGAGTGCCGTGGCGTATGGCTAGACCGCGGAGAACTAGATAAAATTATAGAGCGTTCTGCCTCTTTTGAACGCCCTCCGCAGCAAAACGACAGCTATAAAACTCAACAACCAAACGATAACTATAGGACTCAACAACATCATGATTACAAACATCATGACTATAGAAAGAAAAAGAAAGACTCTTTCTTAGGCGATTTATTTGATTTCTAA
- the carB gene encoding carbamoyl-phosphate synthase large subunit, translating into MPKDTSIKSILIIGSGPIIIGQACEFDYAGSQAALSLKDEGIEVSIINSNPATIMTDKVIADHVYLKPLTVASIEEILQERKIDAVLPTMGGQTALNLAIEAEERGIWEKYNVRIVGVDTAAIEKTENREAFRQLMVDIGIGVAKSKIANSFLEGKEAAQEIGFPLVIRPSYTLGGYGGGFVHKKEDFDAALSHGLQASPTHEVLVEQAVLGWKEYELELLRDNKDNVIIICSIENFDPMGIHTGDSITVAPAMTLSDRCYQDMRNQAIKMMRAIGNFAGGCNVQFSVNPANDEIIAIEINPRVSRSSALASKATGYPIAKIAAKLAIGYNLDELENQITKTTSAYFEPTIDYVIVKVPRWNFDKFKGANTELGLQMKSVGEVMAIGRSFIEALQKACQSLEIGRAGLGADGRENRNIEDIMHKLEHPSWDRLFAIKDALRMGVPIESVRKVTKIDKWFLNQIQELVTLEQELKRYNLNNIPKDIFLTVKQKGFSDVQIAWILGNVTEDEVYDRRKELGLNRVYKMVDTCAAEFPAQTPYYYSTYEGENESRPSDKKKIIVLGSGPNRIGQGIEFDYSCVHGLIAAGQEGYEAIMVNCNPETVSTDFNMADKLYFEPVFWEHVREIIDLEKPEGVIVQLGGQTALKMAEKLHEKGIKIIGTSYDNMDIAEDRGRFSDLLKELNIPYPRYGVAEDAEEAIKVASEVGYPVLVRPSYVLGGQGMSIVINDEDLERAVVKLLGDLPGNRVLIDHFLDRAEEAESDSIFDGEDVHIIGLMEHIEPAGIHSGDSFSVLPPFNLSAGVIAKMEEYTEKLARALDIRGLMNIQFAIKNEDVYVIEANPRASRTVPFIAKAYDVPYINIATKVMLGTKKLKDFTIERKLEGYAIKEPVFSHHKFPEIQKELGPEMKSTGEAIRFIKSLEDPYFIQLYKEKSMYLSK; encoded by the coding sequence ATGCCAAAAGATACTTCCATTAAATCCATCCTGATCATCGGATCTGGTCCTATTATTATCGGTCAAGCTTGCGAATTTGATTATGCTGGTTCACAAGCCGCTTTATCTTTAAAAGACGAAGGTATTGAGGTTTCCATCATCAACTCAAATCCGGCAACCATCATGACGGATAAGGTTATTGCAGACCATGTTTATTTAAAACCTTTAACTGTAGCTTCTATAGAAGAGATTTTACAAGAACGTAAAATTGATGCGGTTTTACCTACTATGGGTGGTCAAACAGCGCTAAACCTAGCTATAGAGGCAGAAGAGCGTGGTATTTGGGAAAAATATAATGTAAGAATTGTTGGTGTTGATACTGCTGCCATAGAGAAAACAGAAAACCGCGAAGCCTTTAGACAACTAATGGTTGATATTGGCATTGGGGTAGCAAAATCTAAAATCGCAAACTCTTTCTTAGAAGGTAAAGAAGCGGCACAAGAAATTGGTTTCCCTTTGGTAATTCGTCCTTCTTATACTTTAGGAGGTTACGGAGGTGGTTTCGTACATAAAAAAGAAGATTTTGATGCAGCACTTTCTCATGGTTTACAAGCTTCGCCTACGCATGAGGTTTTGGTAGAGCAAGCTGTATTAGGCTGGAAAGAATATGAGTTAGAGTTATTGAGAGATAATAAAGATAACGTTATCATCATCTGTTCTATAGAAAACTTCGATCCTATGGGTATCCATACCGGAGATTCTATTACCGTAGCTCCTGCGATGACACTTTCTGACCGTTGCTACCAAGATATGCGTAACCAAGCCATCAAAATGATGAGGGCCATTGGTAATTTTGCAGGCGGTTGTAACGTACAATTCTCTGTAAACCCAGCTAACGATGAAATCATTGCGATAGAAATTAATCCACGTGTTTCTCGTTCATCAGCTTTAGCGTCTAAAGCTACGGGTTATCCAATTGCGAAAATTGCTGCTAAATTGGCTATCGGTTACAATCTAGACGAGTTAGAAAATCAAATCACCAAAACAACTTCGGCTTATTTTGAGCCTACAATAGATTATGTAATTGTTAAAGTTCCACGTTGGAATTTTGATAAATTTAAAGGCGCTAATACCGAGCTTGGTTTACAAATGAAATCTGTAGGTGAGGTCATGGCTATTGGTCGTTCTTTTATTGAAGCATTACAAAAAGCTTGTCAGTCTTTAGAAATTGGTAGAGCAGGTTTAGGTGCCGATGGCAGAGAAAACCGCAACATCGAAGACATTATGCACAAGCTAGAGCATCCAAGCTGGGATAGATTATTTGCTATCAAAGATGCTCTAAGAATGGGTGTGCCGATAGAATCAGTAAGAAAAGTTACTAAAATAGATAAGTGGTTCTTAAACCAAATACAAGAATTGGTAACCTTAGAGCAAGAACTTAAACGCTACAACTTAAACAATATCCCTAAAGATATTTTCCTTACGGTGAAGCAAAAAGGCTTCTCTGATGTTCAAATTGCATGGATTTTAGGTAATGTAACAGAAGATGAAGTTTACGATAGAAGAAAAGAACTAGGTTTAAACCGAGTTTATAAAATGGTAGATACTTGTGCGGCAGAGTTTCCGGCACAAACGCCATACTACTATTCTACTTACGAGGGTGAAAATGAATCTCGTCCATCAGACAAAAAGAAAATCATTGTTTTAGGTTCTGGTCCAAACCGTATTGGCCAAGGTATAGAGTTTGATTATTCTTGTGTACACGGTTTAATTGCTGCTGGCCAAGAAGGTTATGAAGCTATCATGGTAAACTGTAACCCAGAAACGGTATCTACAGATTTTAACATGGCAGATAAGTTATACTTCGAGCCTGTTTTTTGGGAGCATGTAAGAGAGATTATTGATTTAGAGAAACCAGAAGGTGTAATTGTGCAGCTTGGTGGCCAAACAGCATTGAAAATGGCTGAAAAGTTACATGAGAAAGGTATCAAAATTATAGGTACTTCTTATGATAATATGGACATTGCCGAAGACCGCGGTCGTTTCTCTGATTTATTAAAAGAATTAAATATCCCTTATCCACGTTATGGTGTAGCAGAAGATGCTGAAGAAGCTATAAAAGTAGCTAGTGAAGTAGGTTACCCGGTATTGGTTCGTCCGTCTTATGTATTGGGTGGCCAAGGCATGAGCATCGTGATTAACGATGAGGATTTAGAAAGAGCGGTTGTAAAGTTACTTGGAGATTTACCAGGAAACAGAGTTTTAATTGACCATTTCTTAGACAGAGCAGAAGAGGCAGAATCAGATTCTATTTTTGATGGTGAAGATGTGCATATCATTGGTTTAATGGAGCATATTGAGCCTGCTGGTATCCACTCAGGAGATTCATTCTCGGTTCTACCTCCGTTTAACTTATCAGCAGGAGTAATTGCTAAAATGGAAGAGTATACTGAAAAACTTGCTAGAGCTTTAGATATAAGAGGTTTGATGAATATCCAATTTGCTATTAAAAATGAGGATGTTTATGTGATAGAGGCAAACCCTAGAGCATCAAGAACGGTTCCTTTTATTGCTAAGGCTTATGATGTACCTTATATCAACATCGCAACTAAAGTGATGTTAGGTACTAAAAAGTTAAAAGACTTTACCATAGAAAGAAAGTTAGAAGGTTATGCTATTAAAGAACCAGTTTTCTCTCACCATAAATTCCCTGAAATTCAGAAAGAATTAGGTCCTGAGATGAAATCAACCGGTGAAGCTATCCGTTTCATTAAGTCTTTAGAAGACCCATATTTTATCCAGTTATACAAAGAGAAATCTATGTATTTATCTAAATAA
- a CDS encoding glycoside hydrolase family 19 protein gives MTIKDGKSIKKSSKFRKKPKAKKDNGIKTKDTGLYHCVTEYIEHYIEVCETVDDPDLPGGTERTCHEELLWVEWFEEECTLIGVIDECSDPSNYNTGDCGEDEDDCYYYGTCDDGGEQPQNPCVEYGPGAYMAPCGCIGGTTGRPSCPTPCPTSKEDLDNLFPNAPDQTMNELNTLLNTYMGDFGIDTKEELQHFLAQAGHETGGFNNLGVTENLNYSAQGLLNTWPSRFSRTDPTKENPDDYANDPEKIANFVYGNRLGNNVSGDGYKFRGRGIFQLTGKSNYQEFQNYYNQKYDPNINLINNPNLLVSNHTLAVISALWFYQKRVLDKVSLNANTSVEVVTKKVNGGKNGLSDRITKHNLAKINIDCND, from the coding sequence TTGACGATAAAAGACGGCAAATCGATAAAAAAATCTAGTAAGTTTAGAAAAAAGCCAAAAGCCAAAAAGGATAATGGAATAAAAACTAAAGATACAGGTTTATACCATTGTGTAACAGAATATATAGAACACTACATAGAGGTATGCGAGACAGTAGATGACCCAGATTTACCAGGCGGGACAGAAAGAACATGCCATGAGGAATTATTATGGGTAGAGTGGTTTGAAGAAGAATGTACGCTTATAGGAGTAATAGACGAATGTTCTGATCCATCTAATTATAATACTGGAGATTGTGGAGAGGATGAGGATGATTGTTATTATTACGGTACTTGTGATGATGGTGGAGAGCAGCCCCAAAACCCATGTGTTGAATACGGACCAGGTGCTTATATGGCACCTTGTGGCTGTATTGGAGGTACTACAGGAAGGCCTTCTTGCCCCACACCTTGCCCCACATCAAAAGAAGACCTCGATAATTTATTTCCTAATGCTCCAGATCAAACAATGAATGAGTTAAATACTCTTTTAAATACATATATGGGGGATTTCGGAATAGATACAAAAGAAGAACTACAACATTTTTTGGCTCAAGCGGGACATGAAACAGGTGGGTTTAACAATTTAGGGGTTACAGAGAATTTAAATTATTCAGCACAAGGATTACTTAATACTTGGCCGAGCAGATTTTCAAGAACAGACCCTACAAAAGAAAATCCTGATGATTATGCAAATGATCCAGAAAAAATAGCAAATTTTGTATATGGTAATCGATTAGGAAATAATGTTTCCGGTGATGGCTATAAATTTAGAGGTAGAGGTATATTCCAATTAACAGGTAAATCAAATTATCAAGAATTCCAGAATTACTATAATCAGAAGTATGACCCTAACATAAATCTAATTAATAATCCTAATTTACTAGTGTCTAATCATACTTTAGCTGTTATTAGTGCATTATGGTTTTATCAAAAAAGAGTTCTTGATAAAGTATCATTAAATGCTAATACAAGCGTAGAAGTTGTAACAAAAAAAGTAAATGGTGGTAAAAATGGACTTAGTGACAGAATAACTAAACATAATTTAGCAAAAATAAATATAGACTGTAATGATTAA
- a CDS encoding M23 family metallopeptidase has product MKIAKSNAVNVNGGRFGANVRTRIDGTTKPHWGTDLYAEVNTPVYSIDDGVVVRIVNDHSPGQSNGPNDFGNFVEIETHLPNGNIKRILYAHLNSTNLVVGDSISSQTQIGLSGRTGNAKNVPNPHVHVQVKMNGIKVNPELFLEAEFDDLGSSINLPCN; this is encoded by the coding sequence ATGAAAATTGCAAAATCAAATGCTGTAAATGTAAATGGAGGAAGATTCGGAGCTAATGTTAGAACAAGAATTGATGGTACAACAAAGCCACATTGGGGTACTGATCTCTATGCCGAAGTAAATACTCCTGTTTATTCTATTGATGATGGAGTGGTGGTTAGGATAGTAAATGATCATAGTCCAGGTCAAAGTAATGGTCCAAATGATTTTGGGAATTTTGTTGAGATTGAGACACATTTACCAAATGGCAATATTAAAAGAATTTTGTATGCACATTTAAATTCTACAAATTTAGTTGTTGGCGATTCTATTTCTTCTCAAACTCAGATTGGTTTGAGTGGAAGAACCGGCAACGCAAAAAATGTTCCAAATCCACATGTACATGTTCAAGTAAAAATGAATGGTATTAAAGTTAATCCAGAACTTTTCCTAGAAGCAGAATTTGATGATCTTGGGAGTTCAATAAATTTACCTTGTAATTAA